Proteins found in one Plasmodium coatneyi strain Hackeri chromosome 10, complete sequence genomic segment:
- a CDS encoding Adenosylhomocysteinase, with the protein MYENKSKVKDLSLAPFGKLQMQISENEMPGIMSIREEYEKLKPLKGAKITGCLHMTVECALLIETLQKLGAQIRWCSCNIYSTVDYAAAAVSTLENVVVFAWKGETLEEYWWCVESSLTWENEEGPDLIVDDGGDAALLVHKGVEYEKLYEEKKILPDPESAKNEEEKCFLSLLKKSILKNPKKWTKIAKKIIGVSEETTTGVLRLKKMEKNNELLFTAINVNDAVTKQKYDNVYGCRHSLPDGLMRATDFLISGKIVVICGYGDVGKGCASSMKGLGARVYVTEIDPICAIQAVMEGFNVVTLDEIVEKGDFFITCTGNVDVIKLEHLLKMKNNAVVGNIGHFDDEIQVNELFNCKGIHIENVKPQVDRVTLPNGNKIIVLAKGRLLNLGCATGHPAFVMSFSFCNQVFAQLDLWESRNSSKYQNKVYLLPKQLDEKVALYHLKKLNVSLTQLDDKQCEFLGVTKDGPYKSNSYRY; encoded by the coding sequence ATGTATGAAAACAAGAGCAAGGTAAAAGATTTGAGCTTGGCCCCCTTTGGGAAGCTCCAAATGCAGATCTCCGAAAATGAAATGCCGGGAATTATGTCCATCAGAGAGGAGTACGAAAAGTTGAAACCCCTTAAAGGTGCGAAAATAACTGGCTGTTTACATATGACGGTTGAATGTGCACTGCTTATTGAGACACTACAAAAGTTAGGAGCCCAAATAAGGTGGTGCTCATGTAATATATACTCGACGGTAGACTACGCAGCTGCCGCTGTGAGCACGTTGGAAAATGTAGTAGTGTTTGCGTGGAAAGGGGAAACGTTGGAAGAGTATTGGTGGTGTGTAGAAAGTTCATTGACGtgggaaaatgaagaaggaccAGATCTCATCGTTGACGATGGTGGTGATGCAGCGCTGTTAGTACATAAAGGTGTTGAATATGAAAAGTTGtatgaagagaagaaaattttacctGACCCGGAgtctgcaaaaaatgaagaagaaaaatgtttccTCAGTTTGTTAAAAAAGTCCATTCTTAAGAACCccaaaaaatggacaaaaattGCCAAGAAAATTATCGGAGTGTCTGAAGAAACCACAACAGGAGTGCtaagattgaaaaaaatggaaaaaaataacgaacTCCTTTTTACAGCCATAAATGTAAATGACGCAGTGACGAAGCAGAAGTATGATAATGTATACGGCTGCAGACATTCCCTGCCAGATGGATTAATGCGCGCAACGGATTTCCTCATTTCAGGAAAAATTGTTGTCATATGTGGATATGGAGATGTAGGAAAAGGTTGTGCGTCCTCTATGAAAGGCTTAGGTGCAAGAGTATACGTCACGGAAATTGACCCCATTTGTGCCATTCAAGCTGTTATGGAAGGTTTCAATGTAGTTACCCTAGACGAAATTGTAGAGAAAGGAGATTTCTTCATAACCTGTACAGGCAATGTTGATGTAATTAAATTAGAGCACCTactgaaaatgaaaaacaatgCAGTGGTGGGAAACATTGGACATTTCGACGATGAAATACAGGTTAACGAATTGTTTAATTGTAAGGGAATACATATTGAGAATGTGAAGCCACAGGTAGATAGAGTAACCCTTCCTAATGGGAACAAAATTATCGTCCTTGCTAAGGGAAGACTTTTAAATCTTGGATGCGCTACTGGCCATCCTGCTTTTGTAatgtccttttccttttgtaaTCAAGTTTTTGCACAACTAGATTTGTGGGAAAGTAGAAACAGCTCCAAGTATCAGAATAAAGTCTACTTGTTGCCCAAGCAGCTCGATGAAAAGGTTGCCCTTTACCATTTGAAGAAACTCAATGTTTCTCTAACGCAGTTGGACGACAAGCAGTGCGAATTCTTGGGCGTCACCAAAGATGGCCCCTACAAGAGTAACTCCTACAGGTATTGA